The Halioglobus maricola genome segment TGCCGCTGAGAAGCGCGCTGAAGCGATCAACGGCCTTGAGCTGGTGACTATCGCCGCTAACGCTGGTGAAGAAGGCAAGCTGTTCGGTTCTATCGGTACTCGCGACATCGCCGAGGCGGTTGCCGCTGCCGGCGTTGAAGTGGACAAGTCCGAAGTTCGCTTGCCAGAAGGCGCGCTGCGTGAACTGGGCGAGTTTGAAGTCGCTGTCCAGGTACACGGCGACGTTACTGCGATGGTTAACATCGCAGTCGTACCCGAGTAAGGATTGCACTGCTCCGCTGCGGCGGAGCACAGATCTTGAAATGCACCGGCTGCCCTGCGGTCGGTGCATTTTTTGTGCCTGGGATTTCTCCCCGGCGCTAGAATTTAGCCCTGATGCAGGCGATCTGCGCAGCGGCCACCTCTTCGATTTCCCAGGCGCGCATCAGCGTGGGCAGGTCAAAGCCCAGCTCCTCCTTGAGGATGGCCTGGGCATAATCTGCAAACAGCACAGAACCGTCTTCCAGCACCTGGTCAACGCCGTCGCGGCTCGTGGCGAGCGCCATTTTCTCTACGGCATCGCCGCGCTTCCAGTCGGGGGGTAAGTCCAACTCGAGTGCACCCTGGCGCGCGCGCACGGGATAGCCGCCAGGCAAGCCGAGCGGGGCGGGAACATGGAGTTTATGGACAGTGGGGCTGGGGTCCAGCAGCGCCAGCGCGTTGCGCGCCGCCAGAATGCCCGTGGTGGAGGAGAATGCGGCACCGGGCTCATAGCAATCATTGATCGCCCGGTTGAGCAGGGCGCGGCTGTCGCCGAACTGCGAGGTCACGTCCTCCCCTTCGTGGCTCACCCGGAGCAGAAAGGGCGCGTCGTTGGCATATCCCGGTTCCCGCGGTGCAACCCAGTGCACGTGGTGGGCGACGAGCTTCACGTTCAGTTGGGCCGGGGCGGCCATCAATTCGCGCGCTGCCAGACGATGTACCGCTGCGGCCATCAAGCCGACATTGCCGGCGCCGCAGGCGGGCCTGACCAGCGCTTCACTCTGGGCGCAGCCATTGATCACCGGGATAGTGATGTCGGGCAGGTTGCCGACCATCAGTTTTGCCTGCGGGCAGCGCGTGGCCATGGCCCGCGCGATGACCAATGGTGCCGCGACCTGGATCGGGGTGAAGGCGCCAAGGCCCGCCGCCGACAGTCGCGCGTAGTTGGGTAGGCGTTTGGTTGCATCCCAGGTGATAGGGATCGCGTAGTTGATCACCAGCTCGGGTTGTTCCTGTGCCAGCACAGCGCTTACCCGGTCGATGTCCAGTACGTTCACGCCGCCGTGATGGCTGAGCCTCGCGCGGCAATCAGGCACCGCCAGGCAGCTGTCGTTGAGTATGCGAGCGGCGATCTGGCCAAGCTGTTTGCCGTCGATCAGGTCGACAATGGCAATATCCAGGCCCGCCCGGGTCAGCTCCGCTGCCAGTTGCTGGCCGACGCGGCCTGCTCCGCCAAAGATGACTACTTTTGCCATTGCGTGGTTCCGGGCTGTGGGCTGATTCGCCCAGGGGTTGATAGGCAACACTATGGATCGGCTAATGGGTTCGCGCAAGCGATCAGCCGAGCAGTTTTACTTTCCGCGTGCAGCGAGTTCCTTTATTCTGTGCAGTCCACCGAGAAAAACCGAACAGGAATACATATTCGCGATGTCCGAACCGGACTTCCCAGACAACGTCTCCGAACTGCCCTACTCGCAAGACGGCGAGCTCGCGCGGATCAAGATGCAGCCCCACTCACTGGAGGCAGAGCAGTCTGTCATCGGCGGCCTGCTGCTGTCAGCAGACGGTTGGGACCTGGTAGCCGAAGAAGTAGCCGCCAGCGATTTTTATAAACCGGCGCACCGCGATATCTTCCGCGAGATCGCTGTGCTGGCCGACGCTGCCGAGCCGATCGATGTCATCACGGTAGCGGACAAACTCGAAGCCCGCGGACAGCTTGAAGGCGCCGGTGGCCTGCCCTATCTGGCGGAACTCGCCCAGAACACACCCAGCGCTTCCAATATTCGCGCCTATGCCCAGGTGGTGCGCGAACGCGCCAGCCTGCGCAAGCTCATTGAAGCCGCCCAGGAAATTGCTGATTCGGGCTTTAATCCCGACGGCCGCAATTCCCTTGAGCTGCTCGATGAAGCCGAGCGCATGATCATGCAGATCTCCGAGCAGGGCCCCAAATCCGGTGGCCCGCAGGACGTGAACCCACTGCTGCAGAAAGCGCTGGGGCGGATTGAGGAACTGTTCAATTCCGGCGGCGATATCACCGGCCTTACCTCGGGCTTCACCGATCTCGACGGCATGACCTCCGGTATGCAGCCCTCCGACCTGGTAATCGTTGCCGGCCGCCCGTCCATGGGTAAGACCAGTTTTGCGATGAACCTGGTAGAGAACGCGCTATTGGCCACGAAAAAGCCGATCCTGGTGTTCTCGATGGAGATGCCCGCCGACCAGCTGGTGATTCGTATGCTCTCGTCCATCGGCAAGATCAACCAGACCCGTATCCGCAACGGCAAGCTGGAGCAGGAGGATTGGCCCAAGCTCACCACCGCGGTGAACAAGCTCAAGGACATGCCCCTGTTTATCGATGACACGCCGGCGTTAACGCCCACCGAGGTGCGCAGCCGTGTGCGCAAGGTGGTGCGCGAGAACAACGGCGAGATCGGCATGATCATGATCGACTACCTGCAGCTGATGCAGGTGGCCGGTTCCTCCGAGGGCCGCACCGCGGAGATCTCGGAAATTTCCCGCAGCCTCAAGGCGATCGCCAAGGAATTCGAAGTACCCATGGTGGCGCTGTCCCAGCTCAACCGCTCGCTGGAGCAGCGGCCCAACAAGCGGCCGGTTAACTCCGACCTGCGTGAATCCGGCGCCATCGAGCAGGACGCGGACGTGATCATGTTTATTTATCGCGACGAGGTCTATAACGAGGATTCTCCGGATAAAGGTGTCGCCGAAATTATTATCGGCAAGCAGCGTAATGGCCCCATCGGTACCTGCCGGCTGGCATTTATCGGTGAGTTCACTCGCTTCGAGAATCTCGCCCACGGCTTTGGCGGTGGCGACGACTATTAACCTCTAAACCGCTCGCGTCACACCCAATTCGTTCCCCGGCCGCTGCCGGCCCCGGTCTTCCACTACTATCCCTTGCAGTTCCAGCCAGGGAGGGCAAGGGATGGCCAACAAAGCTGCGGTATACATTCTGGCGAGCCGCCACAACGGCAGCCTCTACATCGGGGTGACCCGCAATTTGATGAAACGTATCTGGCACCATCGCAATGTTGCGGCGGAGGGCTTCTCGACGCCCTGCACCCGGCATCGTCTGGTGTATTTTGAGTTCTTGCCCGATATGGGCGAGGCACTGCGCCGTGAGGCGCGGCTGAAAACCTGGCGGCGGCCGTGGACCGAGCGAATCATTCGCGAGCAAAACCCGGACTGGATGGACCTGTGGGATCAGGTCATTCAGTAGGGGCTATCTGCCCGGCTCTAGAGGCCGCTGCTTTCGCGCAGCTTGCGCAGCGCGTCTTTTTGCTCGTCGCGCGAGAGCGGTTCACCGGGATCTTGTTCCAGTGCTGCCGGCGCCGGGATTTCCAGCGACTCGCCGCGTAACACCGCGGAGCAGTAGCGCTGGTAGCGAGCTCTGAATACGGGCCAGGTCATGCGCTCCTCGTTGTTGGCGAGGAAGAACCAATCGCTGTCGCGGCCGGCGAGGTATACCGCCGGGTGGCTCCAGGCCTGGGCCGATTTGGGGGAGGGTGCCTGACAGGCTTCGATGTAAGCGTCGCGTGGGGCGGGCAGGCCGAATTCAACCAGGCCCGCCTGGCAGCACTCGATCATTTTATTCAGGGTGGGCAGGTACTCGCTATTCTCGATGGCGTGCTTGGCGCCCTTGAGAATCTGCTCCACCGGAAAATCCGCCAGCGATTCCAGCCACAATTTTTTCACCTGATTGAGCTGGCTGGCTTCTGCATAGGCGGCGAAATACTGGTTGTGGTAGTTCAGCCGGAACAGGGCGAAGACCTGGTTGATGGCCTCAACATGGCCCTCGTCCGGTAGCCTTTTGTGGTCAGCTTGCCCAGCTGGTGTCGGTGAGGTCGTCTTCGAGGCTTCGATCCCTCGTGCGACCTGTTGGATTAGATCCCTGCTGTCCGCCATGGCTTTGGTCCGTTTGCTGTAATTGGTGCTGCTTGGCCCAGTGATGTTTTACGTGCTGTAAAAATTTGCTGTTCCAGGAGGTGTGGGCCTGATTGGAGTCTTTCCAATATACGATAAATTCCGGCAGCAGTGTTTTCGCGAACTCCAGGTCGATATGAGACATACGCAAGATATCGAATACGTCCTCGCTGGGTTGCCAGTGATTGACGATGCGTTTGGGCTCCGTCGAGTGTTCCATGCCGGAGCTGTAGCGAGCCCACTGGATGCGAATATGCTGGATGAACTTGGAGTTCAGTTCTTTGGGCGCCGCCCCGCGCTCGCGCCAGTACAGGATAAATTCGGGGACCGCCTGATCGATAAAGTCGCGGTCGATACCCGAGCGGGCCATGATCTCGAGCGCGTCTTCGCTGGGTCGCCAGTCGCGGTCGAGGGCCTTGGGGGCTCGGACGTCAAACTCTGAGCTGTTGGCGTGGGGCTTCGACGGCGGCTGAGTGTGAGGATTGCTCTGCTGCTGGTGCCGCCAGTTGCTCAATACGTGCTGACGGAACTTGTTTTCCCAGGCGTGGCTGGTCTCGCCGCGCTCGCGCCAGTAAAAGATGAAATCTTCCAGTTGGTCCAGCGCAAACTGGCGGGGTATGTTGTGGTTCAGGCCGAGTATTTGCAGCAGGTCCTCGCTGGGAGACCAGTGCACGGGCAATAAGCCCGCACTGCGCCGTGTGGGCGGTGTTGGCTGCTGGACGGGCGCCGGCTGATGCGGGGCCGGGGCGTGCACTGGCTCATTGAGTGCAAACAGCAAGTGATCGGCGCTGTGCAGCGGCGGTGATTCGACCAGAATGACGCCCTTGTCGACCAGCGAACGGGTGATCCGGTGTAAATCTGTCGGGTTCCAGAAGGGCAGGCTGGCCTGCAACTGGTCTCGCGGAATATTCAGCCAGGCGTAGTTGTTACGCAGCTGGGATTCCCGATGCTCGAGCAGTAATTGCAGCTGCTGCAGCATAATGGCCTCTTCCAACCCGATCGTCGCCGCCAGGCCGGGCGAAAAGACCAGCTGGCGTTCGGGTACGAGGGAAGAATCGGACATCGTTTTTTCGGTTCGGCTAAATGGTTTGTTAGGATACCGCAGAACCTGAACCTGAGGCACCAATGGCCAAACAAAAAACAGCCTTCGTCTGCAACGAATGTGGCTCTGATTACGCCAAGTGGCAAGGCCAATGCGCCGATTGCGGCGAGTGGAACTCGATCACCGAGATCAAACTGGGGCCCGCCAAGGGGTCGGGCCGCGCTGGTGCGGGTCGCACCGCGAGCCGGGCGGGCTTCGCCGGCGCCCTGGCCAGCGCCCAGGTCCTTAAAGATATCGACCTCAACGACCTGCCCCGATTCAGCTCCGGCGCCGAGGAGTTCGACCGGGTGCTGGGCGGTGGCCTGGTGCCAGGCTCGGCGGTGCTGGTGGGTGGCCATCCGGGCGCGGGCAAGAGCACGCTCCTGCTGCAGACCATGTGCCACCTGGCGCAGAGCATGGAGGCGCTCTACATCACGGGCGAGGAATCTCTGCAGCAGGTGGCCATGCGGGCCAAGCGGCTTGGCCTGCCCACCGACAAGCTGCGGCTGATGTCCGAGACCAATGTCGAGACGCTGGTGGCCGCCGCCGAGGAATTCAAGCCGAAGGTGCTGGTGATTGACTCCATCCAGGTGGTGCACACCGCAGAGATCGCCTCGGCCCCGGGGAGTGTGTCGCAGGTACGTGAGTGCGCAGCCTACCTCACTCGTTTTGCCAAGCAGACCGGCACCGTGTTGTTTCTGGTGGGCCACGTCACCAAGGACGGCTCGCTGGCGGGCCCCAAGGTGCTTGAGCACATGATCGACTGCTCCATCCTGCTGGAGGGCACCCACGATTCCCGCTTCCGCACACTGCGGGGGCAGAAGAACCGCTTCGGCGCAGTGAATGAACTGGGCGTATTCGCCATGACCGAGCAGGGGATGCGCGAGGTCAAAAACCCGTCCGCTATTTTTCTCGACCGCGATAGTGAGCCATCCTCTGGCAGTGCGGTAATCGTTGTGTGGGAGGGCACGCGGCCGCTACTGGTGGAGATCCAGGCGCTGGTCGACGACAGCCAGCTGGGCCATCCGCGGCGCGTAGCGGTGGGCCTGGAGCAGAACCGTCTGGCCATGTTGTTGGCGGTGCTGCATCGCCACGGCGGCCTGCAGGTGGGTGATCAGGACGTCTTTGCCAACGTTGTCGGCGGGGTGAAAGTGCTGGAAACCAGTGCAGACCTGGCCTTGCTACTGGCGATCGTATCCAGCTACCGCGACCGACAGCTGCCGCGGGATATGGTGATCTTTGGTGAGGTGGGGCTGTCCGGGGAAATCCGCCCCGTGCCATCCGGCCAGGAGCGTCTGTCAGAGGCGGCCAAGCACGGCTTCAAGCGGGCGATTGTGCCAAAGGCAAACGCGCCCAAGGGTGAGATTCCCGGGATGCAGGTTGTTGCCGTCAGCAAGCTGTCTGAGGCGTTGGACGCCGTAGACTAGCGGTAAGACAAGCGCCTGAATACTAGTCCAGCCGGGTCAACTCTTCCTGCAGTGTGGTGATGTCCATGTGCTGTTCCAGCAGCGCTCGCAAGGGTTCTATGTTCTCGCGATCGACGTGCTGCATGGAGAAGCCCAGTCGTTCAGACTCAACGTGTTGCAGGTAGGCGTGAAGCTCAAGATCGGTACCGTCAGCCAGCTTGATCACCAGGGTGAAGGGCTCGTTGTACTGAGCGTCCCAGAGGTCGGGTTGGTCCGTGGAAACTCCGCTGAGGGAAATGTCGATGGTGCGCTGGGGCCACATGCTGCCCCCCTGATGTACTTCTACCGGTAGGTCGATCGCAACGCGGGTGAAAGTGCGTCGCTCGGTGCGAATGTCGCTCATGCTGTAACTCTTGTTATGCGGTTCGTAAGCGCACTATAGCGCCCTCCGGCGATGTGGCAAAGCCCCGTGCCTATCGCTGGACCTCGGCGGGGGTTTTAGGGTCGAATAGGGCGAGTCTACAACAATCCTGGAGTTGCCAATGCCCTTCTTGCCACGCCTGATTCTGCCGCTCGCGCTCGCGGCCACGCTCGTTGCTGGCCCCAGCTTGGCGCAGACCCTGTTGGTGGCCAACAAGAGCGAGGCCAGCGTCACGCTGTTTGAACTGCCGCAAGCGGAGGTAGTGGCCACGCTCGCCACTGGCGCCGGCCCGCACGAGGTTGGTGTGTCACCGGATGGCCGCCGGGCGATTGTCACCGACTATGGCACGGGCGCGGGTCCGGGCGACACCCTGACCATCATTGATATCCCCGAACGCAAGGTGTTGGGCACGCTACCGCTGCCGGCAGGCAGCATGCCCCACGGGGTGGAATGGCTCGACAACAGCCGGGCCGTTGTCACCGCTGAAGGCATAGCGAGTGTGCTGGTGGTGAACGTGGATGCCATGGCGCTTGAGAGCACGGTCGCGGTGGATCAGGACGTGGCCCATATGCTCGCCCTGGATGCCAGTGGCCAGCGGGTCTACACCGCCAATATCGGTTCGGGCACAGCCACCGCGGTCGATCTGGAACAGGGCAAGAAGCTTACCGACCTGGCTTCTGGCGCGGGCAGTGAAGGCATCGCCCTGGCCCGTGGCGGCGCGGAACTCTGGGTGACCAATCGAGCGGCGGACACGGTGTCGGTGTTTGCTACGGATAAGCTGACGCTGCTGGCGACTCTCCCGTTGCCCGGGTTCCCGATTCGTGCGGAGGCAGATGAAGCTCGGGGGCTGGTGTATGTCACAGTGCCTGCGGTCGATGCGCTGGTGGCTCTCGATGTGGCCAGCCGCAAGGAAGTGTGGCGCATCGATTTTGATATTCCGCCTGATCTCACCCGCAAGACCCTGTTTGGTGATCGTCTCCCGGGGAGCTCCATCCCGATTGGTGTGCAGCTTTCCGGGGACGGCGAGCGCCTGTTCGTGGCGCACACAAACTCCCATGTTGTCAGCGTCTGGGACGCTGCAACACAGGAGCGGGTGGGTCTGGTCAAGACCGGGCTGGAGCCCGATGGGATGGGGTGGTCACCCCTGTAGGGGTAGCGCTTACTTCAGCGCCCGGTACTTGATGCGATGGGGTTGATCCGCTGCGGCGCCCAGGCGCTTCTTGCGGTCTTCCTCGTAGTCGGTGAAGTTGCCCTCGTGGAACACCACGCCGCCATCGTCCTCGTAGGCGAGGATGTGGGTGGCGATCCGGTCCAGGAACCAGCGGTCGTGCGAGATCACCATGGCGGAACCGGGGAAGGCCAGCAGGGCCTCCTCGAGGGCGCGCAGGGTTTCTACGTCAAGGTCGTTGGTGGGCTCATCCAGCAATAGCACGTTGGCGCCCTGTTTGAGCAGCTTGGCCAGGTGCAGGCGGTTGCGCTCACCACCAGACAGGTCCTTCACAAATTTCTGTTGGTCTGAACCCTTGAAGTTAAAGCGCCCGCAATACGAGCGGGACTGCACTTCGTAGGTGCCGATACGGATGATGTCATTGCCGTCGGACAGTTCTTCCCACACGGTTTTGTTGCCCTGCAGGTCGTCCCGCGACTGCTCTACATAGCCGAGTTTGACGGTCTCACCCAGTTTCACTTCACCCGAATCCGGGGTTTCGTGGCCGGCCATGATATTGAACAGGGTCGATTTACCCATGCCGTTGGCGCCGATGATGCCGACGATGGAGCCGGGGGGAACCACAAAGCTGACGTCATCGAACAGCAGGCGGTCGCCGAAGCCTTTCTTGAGGTTGGTCACCTCGATCACGTTATCGCCCAGGCGTGGGCCGGGGGGGATGTAGATCTCGTTGGTTTCGTTGCGGGTCTGGAATTCCTGCGATTGCAATTCGTCAAAGCGGGCCAGGCGCGCCTTGCTTTTGGCCTGGCGGCCCTTGGGATTCTGGCGCACCCATTCCAGTTCGGCCTTAATCGCTTTCTGGTGGGACGCTTCCTGGCGAGCTTCCTGTTCCAGGCGCTGTTCTTTTGCCGCCAGCCAGTCGGAGTAGTTGCCTTCATAGGGGATGCCGCGGCCGCGGTCCAGTTCCAGAATCCAGCCGGCGGCGTTGTCGAGGAAGTAGCGGTCGTGGGTGATCGCCACCACGGTGCCGGGGAAGCTTTCAAGGAAGCGCTCCAGCCAGGCCACACTCTCTGCGTCCAGGTGGTTGGTGGGTTCGTCCAGCAGAATCATGTCGGGGTTCGACAGGAGCAGGCGGCACAGCGCTACCCTGCGGCGTTCGCCACCGGAGAGGTTGGTCACATCCGCGTCCCACGGCGGCAGGCGCAGGGCGTCGGCGGCCACTTCCAGGCGGTGGTCGAGGTTGTGCGCGTCAGTCGCCTGAATGATGTCTTCGAAGCGCGCCTGCGCCTTGGCAAGCGCATCGAAATCGGCGTCGGGCTCGGCGTAGTCGGCGTAGACTTTCTCCAGCCCGGCCAGTGCGTCGATGGCTTCCTGCACACCTTCCTCGACATTGCCGCGCACGTTCTTGGACGGGTCCAGCTGCGGCTCCTGCGGCAGGTAGCCGATCTTGAGGTCGGGCTGGGGGCGGGCCTCACCGATAATGTCGGTGTCGATGCCGGCCATAATTTTCAGCAGGGTGGATTTACCCGCGCCGTTCAATCCGAGGACACCAATTTTGGCGCCGGGGAAGAAGGACAGGGAGATATCCTTGAGGATTTCTTTCTTGGGCGGCACGATCTTGCCGACACGGTTCATGGTGTAAACGTATTGGGCCATGGGTGGGTAAATCTCTGGGAGGTTTTGAGACGGGGAATTCTAGCAGATTTTTTAGTCTTCGCTGACCCGGCTTACATCTACCGAAACGTCCAGCGCCGGCGCGCTGCCACCACCGAAAATCACGCCCTTCACCGGCGTGACATCGAGGAAGTCGCGGCCGTAGGCGGTGACGATGTGTTGAGTCTGGGCGGCGGTGTCATTGGTGGGGTCGAACTCCACCCAACCCTCGTCCGGGCAGAAGTAGGCAACCCAGGCGTGGGTGGCATCTGCGCCCACCAATTTCTCCTCACCCGGTGCCGGTAGCGTCTCGATGTAACCAGACACGTACTTGGCGGGAATACCCACGGCGCGCAGGCAGCCGACCTGCAGGTGGGCGAAGTCCTGGCAGACGCCGCGTTTGTGTTCCAGTACCTCGCTCAGGGGCGTGGCGATGGTGGAGAACTCCGGGTCGTAGGTAAAGTCGCTGAATATGCGGGTGGTCAGTTCAGCCACACAGGATTTCAGGGAACGGTCCGGTATGAAAGAGGGCTGGGCGTAATTCGTCAGTTCTTCAGTCGCGGCGATCATCGGCGAGTTCAGCAGGTACTCGCGCGCTTCCAACGCATGGTGCGAGCGGTTATTGCGCATGTAATGCAGCGCCTGGGCATAGGAGATGCCGAAGTCCAGATTGAGATCTGGCTGCGCCTCTGAAATCTGGATTTCACTTTCAGCGGTAATCACCAGTTCCTGGTGGGCCTTCTGGATCTCAAACTGGTAAGCGTGGTTGCCGAAGTAGTCGGTGCGGGAGCGGCTGACGGCCGGCGTGGGCGACACGGTCACCTTGCTGCTCAGGCAGCGCTGGCGGCGAGTATCTCGCGGCAGCACATTGGCCAGGTTGTAACAGGATGTCACCCGGGCCGGATAGCTGTAGCGCGTGGTGTGGCGAACCTTGTAACGCATCAGCTGTCACTCCGGGTGTTGGTAAACAGTTGCTGCGGCCCAGTGCGATGGTCGAAATGTTTGTCGCTGATAAAGCGGCTGAACTCTCGCAGCAGCCCGGCCAGCTGGGTCATCAGTGTCTCCACTTCCGGGCGGCGGGTACCGGATGTCTTTAACAAATGCGGCACCCGGGTTAGTTGCAGTACGGTCTTTGCTTCCAACAGGCAGCGGTTTTCCTCGTCCAGTTCGCCGCCGCTCTGGTCGGCATTTGGCAAATCTGTGAGGTGCTCCTGTAATCGCTCCATTTGGAACAGCAGTGAGCGCGGGTTGGTGCGGTCCAGCAGTACCAGCTCGGCTCCCAGTTCCAGTCCGCGATGTTGGCGTCCGCGCCGGCGGTAAGTAATCAGTACTTCCATGGAGGTGAGCATGGCGGTGAGCAGGGTCGCCTGCTCCATTTCACCACTCACTTCGCTCAGCAGGCCCTTGATGGTGGCGATGGTTTGCAGGGCGCGTTCGATGCGTTTGCCCATTTCCATAAAGCGCCAGCCCACGCCGCGGATCATGGATTCCTGGGTCAGGCCTGAAAGGCCGGCCAGCGACGTTACCAGCGGGTCCAGCGCCTCTTCGGGTGCCGAGGCCAGGCCACCGGCGAGGTCGGCGTCGAGGTTGTCCAGGGCGTCGCGCAGATCGTTGATGACCCGCAAGGTGTCGGTTGAAAGCAGCTCCTTGGATTCATCTGCTGCCAGCAACATGGAGTTGATGGTGGAACGCACACTGCCGACGCGGTTGCCGTCGCGGACAATGGCCAGCAGTTCCTCTTCCGGGTTGGCAAGCAGTTCGGGCGTGGCCTCGGTAAAGCCGGGGAGGGTGTACGTAATCTGGGACACCGTCTCGAGCAGAATGCGCTTGGCATCGCCACTGATGGGCTCTTCGCCGTTGAGCATGACGAATACGGTTCGCAACAGTCGCATCGAGGCTTCTGCGCGCTCGGCGTAGCGGCCCATCCAGTACAGGTTTTCAACTACCCGGCTGGGCAGGCTATCGACGGGCGTTTCCTGAGCCATGCGCAGGCTGTCAATGCTGGCCTGAGCGGCTGCATCGCGTTCGGGTTCAGAGGCAATCACCCAGGTGTCTTTGGAGGGGCTGCCCTCCTGCATGGAGATGAACTGGCCGTCGGTGGAAGTGCCGATGCGGGTCAGGCCGCCGGGCAGGACGGTGTAGGAGCTGTCTGTTGCGACGGCAAAGGTGCGCAGTATCGTGGGTCGCGGTTCCAGGTTGTAGCCGCTGAAGGCCGGGATAAATGACTTGTCGAGTTTCTCCTGGGCCACATAGTCGAACGGGCTGTGGTGGATGCGCGCCAGCAAGGCGGAGCGCTGCTCGTCGCTCAGGTCACCACCGAAAGCGCTGTTCTCGCCACTGCCGCGCCAGGCGTGTTTGATAATCAACTTATCGATGTTGCGGGTGATATGGGCGAGATCGGCTTCATCGCCGGCCCAATAGGTTTTCACCGTATCCAGGCGCAAGTCGCGGCCCAGCAGGAGCGTGGCAATACCCGGCAGGTATTTCAGCAAAATCGCATTTTCAAGTGCGCCACTGCCGAGCGGATTGCAGACCACGACCCGGCCGCTGCGGACGATTTCCAGCAGCCCAGGCACACCTAGTTGCGAATCCGGGCGCAGTTCCACTGGGTCGCAGTAGACATCGTCGACCCGGCGCAGCAGCACGTCGACTCGTTTTAAGCCGTCCAGGGATTTCATCCACAGGAAACCGTTGCGCACGACCAGGTCGCCGCTTTGCACCAGCGGGAAACCGAGATAGTTGGCGAGGTAGGCGTGCTCGAAATAGGTTTCGTTCTGCGCGCCGGGTGTCAGCAGCGCCACCCGCGGCAGATCGCCAGAGGGCGAGAGTGAGGTTAGTTTGTGGCGCAGCCGCTGGTAGAAGCTGGCGATGCGGTGCACATGGCTGTCGCGGTACAGGCTGGGGAAAACCCGCGACATCACTGTGCGGTTTTCCAGCACATAGCCCGAGCCTGAGGGCGCCTGGGTGCGGTCGGACAAGATACACATCGAGCCATCCGGCCGGC includes the following:
- the ettA gene encoding energy-dependent translational throttle protein EttA → MAQYVYTMNRVGKIVPPKKEILKDISLSFFPGAKIGVLGLNGAGKSTLLKIMAGIDTDIIGEARPQPDLKIGYLPQEPQLDPSKNVRGNVEEGVQEAIDALAGLEKVYADYAEPDADFDALAKAQARFEDIIQATDAHNLDHRLEVAADALRLPPWDADVTNLSGGERRRVALCRLLLSNPDMILLDEPTNHLDAESVAWLERFLESFPGTVVAITHDRYFLDNAAGWILELDRGRGIPYEGNYSDWLAAKEQRLEQEARQEASHQKAIKAELEWVRQNPKGRQAKSKARLARFDELQSQEFQTRNETNEIYIPPGPRLGDNVIEVTNLKKGFGDRLLFDDVSFVVPPGSIVGIIGANGMGKSTLFNIMAGHETPDSGEVKLGETVKLGYVEQSRDDLQGNKTVWEELSDGNDIIRIGTYEVQSRSYCGRFNFKGSDQQKFVKDLSGGERNRLHLAKLLKQGANVLLLDEPTNDLDVETLRALEEALLAFPGSAMVISHDRWFLDRIATHILAYEDDGGVVFHEGNFTDYEEDRKKRLGAAADQPHRIKYRALK
- a CDS encoding transglutaminase family protein; protein product: MRYKVRHTTRYSYPARVTSCYNLANVLPRDTRRQRCLSSKVTVSPTPAVSRSRTDYFGNHAYQFEIQKAHQELVITAESEIQISEAQPDLNLDFGISYAQALHYMRNNRSHHALEAREYLLNSPMIAATEELTNYAQPSFIPDRSLKSCVAELTTRIFSDFTYDPEFSTIATPLSEVLEHKRGVCQDFAHLQVGCLRAVGIPAKYVSGYIETLPAPGEEKLVGADATHAWVAYFCPDEGWVEFDPTNDTAAQTQHIVTAYGRDFLDVTPVKGVIFGGGSAPALDVSVDVSRVSED
- a CDS encoding circularly permuted type 2 ATP-grasp protein → MNSKQPPSPQSGQSQVQTLHSALDYPAPGGLLDETRDADGALKPGWDYLLGAVRDLGPEVMRNREEKARRILRDDGATYNIYGKPGSASGSWELDPVPYVISSDDWSQIEAGLQERSELFNLILRDLYGPRTLIRHGALPPEALFNHGGFLRACQGIQLPGDHELIMHAVDMVRRPDGSMCILSDRTQAPSGSGYVLENRTVMSRVFPSLYRDSHVHRIASFYQRLRHKLTSLSPSGDLPRVALLTPGAQNETYFEHAYLANYLGFPLVQSGDLVVRNGFLWMKSLDGLKRVDVLLRRVDDVYCDPVELRPDSQLGVPGLLEIVRSGRVVVCNPLGSGALENAILLKYLPGIATLLLGRDLRLDTVKTYWAGDEADLAHITRNIDKLIIKHAWRGSGENSAFGGDLSDEQRSALLARIHHSPFDYVAQEKLDKSFIPAFSGYNLEPRPTILRTFAVATDSSYTVLPGGLTRIGTSTDGQFISMQEGSPSKDTWVIASEPERDAAAQASIDSLRMAQETPVDSLPSRVVENLYWMGRYAERAEASMRLLRTVFVMLNGEEPISGDAKRILLETVSQITYTLPGFTEATPELLANPEEELLAIVRDGNRVGSVRSTINSMLLAADESKELLSTDTLRVINDLRDALDNLDADLAGGLASAPEEALDPLVTSLAGLSGLTQESMIRGVGWRFMEMGKRIERALQTIATIKGLLSEVSGEMEQATLLTAMLTSMEVLITYRRRGRQHRGLELGAELVLLDRTNPRSLLFQMERLQEHLTDLPNADQSGGELDEENRCLLEAKTVLQLTRVPHLLKTSGTRRPEVETLMTQLAGLLREFSRFISDKHFDHRTGPQQLFTNTRSDS